The Mytilus galloprovincialis chromosome 2, xbMytGall1.hap1.1, whole genome shotgun sequence genome has a window encoding:
- the LOC143064342 gene encoding O-acyltransferase like protein-like — MVKMYVYCFLLLLLRCSVALEDNYHDIIQNSYQTLKGYSQHVNQTVLLQDINTMNKALNVRNLLDNLQTFSDELDKLSELSDSVIIGNTTYANGFDVTSTLNQNTDINSLPTTANATPEQGDTTLAKETPTVPVTTKSIPTTVLPVTVTASKSPVTANTIPPLPKVNALCLNHTQSILAGLFGGKQWAMQMLDALGKPPAGLLRGKFAWLGDYDECIGIEAEEFHGEYCLAKFYVASISNPLTKAKGMEIMVGICVPNTCSISDIKNLFDSVLPRISNNTVFSTGGDFKKPDQPIDFRASIAFIIIGVLVGLAIIATTYDVVIQHMSKPKKNSWDLSDGHATTYDSAGNGHVNNGYDGEKNGPISDLSGQEHKYQFKEPDRSMSVEEPSTTQYKPGFLGKLLLSFSVYTNGAKILSTNQGSGTLTAVNGIRFISMSWVILGHTYAFGLLSVGNIGTLYGELLKRKTFMAISNAEVSVDTFFALSGTLLTYVVLNQMKKQKGKLNWFMFYFHRFWRLTPPYMLIMMVQICISKYLGSGPMWITNGFEKNYCKDTWWWNLLYINNFKTAGEECFGHAWYLANDMQFYVISPPILLALYHSKIAGTIVTLVIWLGTAAATGYTSVHKDLRVNPFSEGDYFDSYYQMPYCRIGPYLVGMYTGYILYTTKCKCKINKFVNITIWAVFAASALAVLYGIYDDINGDQLSTGVAALYNVLHKTVWGAAVCWVIFACATGNGGFVNTILSWKGFVPLSRLTYCAYLIHPLVMYFYYKSRKQLLFWDDHEVIYEFFAHLGMAYGVAFVASLVFESPMMGLEKVVFRKDKKK, encoded by the exons ATGGTAAAGATGTATGTCTACTGTTTCCTATTACTACTACTCAGATGCTCAGTTGCTTTAGAAGATAATTATCATGACATAATACAAAACAGTTATCAAACATTGAAAGGATATTCACAGCATGTTAACCAGACGGTTTTACTTCAAGATATAAATACAATGAATAAAGCATTGAATGTACGGAACTTATTAGACAATCTTCAGACATTTTCAGATGAGTTGGACAAATTATCAGAACTATCGGATAGTGTTATAATTGGAAATACCACGTATGCTAATGGTTTTGATGTCACTTCGACTTTAAACCAGAACACAGATATCAATTCTTTGCCTACAACGGCTAATGCAACTCCTGAACAAGGTGATACCACACTTGCCAAAGAAACACCAACTGTTCCCGTTACCACAAAATCAATACCAACAACAGTTCTACCCGTAACAGTTACTGCTTCTAAGTCTCCAGTTACAGCCAATACAATTCCACCCTTACCTAAAGTGAATGCACTCTGCTTGAACCATACCCAAAGTATTCTTGCGGGACTATTTGGAGGAAAACAATGGGCTATGCAAA TGTTGGATGCTCTGGGAAAGCCTCCTGCAGGTTTACTTCGCGGAAAATTTGCCTGGCTTGGTGATTATGACGAATGCATTGGTATAGAAGCCGAGGAATTCCACGGAGAATACTGTCTTGCCAAGTTTTATGTTGCATCTATTTCCAATCCA CTAACGAAAGCAAAAGGAATGGAAATTATGGTCGGGATATGTGTGCCGAATACTTGCTCTATTTCAGACATAAAAAATCTGTTCGACTCTG TGTTACCTAGGATCTCAAATAACACAGTATTCTCAACTGGCGGAGATTTCAAGAAACCTGACCAACCTATTGATTTTAGAGCAAGCATAGCATT CATTATAATAGGTGTACTTGTTGGACTTGCGATCATAGCTACCACATACGATGTTGTTATTCAACACATGTCAAAACCAAAGAAAAACAGTTGGGATCTTTCCGATGGTCATGCTACGACATATGATTCAGCTGGTAATGGGCATGTCAATAACGGATACGATGGCGAAAAAAATGGACCAATCAGCGATTTATCTGGCCAGGAGcataaatatcaatttaaagaGCCTGATAGGTCAATGTCAGTTGAAGAGCCGTCTACAACTCAGTACAAACCAG GATTTCTTGGCAAGTTACTGCTGTCATTTTCTGTTTACACAAATGGAGCTAAGATATTGAGTACAAACCAAGGTTCTGGCACGCTAACTGCTGTCAACGGTATACGGTTTATAAGCATGAGCTGGGTTATTCTAGGACACACATACGCGTTTGGCTTGTTGTCAGTAG GTAATATTGGTACGCTTTATGGAGAATTGCTAAAGAGAAAAACCTTCATGGCTATTAGCAATGCTGAAGTATCAGTAGATACCTTCTTCGCTTTAAG TGGTACCTTACTTACATACGTAGttctaaatcaaatgaagaaacaAAAAGGAAAACTGAATtggtttatgttttattttcatcgGTTTTGGAG GTTAACTCCTCCATATATGTTAATTATGATGGTGCAGATATGTATCTCAAAATATCTGGGAAGCGGACCCATGTGGATAACAAATGGCTTCGAAAAGAATTACTGTAAAGATACGTGGTGGTGGAATCTATTGtacattaataattttaaaactgCTGGAGAAGAG TGTTTTGGTCATGCATGGTATTTGGCAAATGATATGCAGTTTTATGTTATAAGTCCACCTATTCTGCTTGCTCTTTATCA TTCTAAAATAGCTGGGACTATTGTTACTCTCGTAATATGGTTAGGAACAGCCGCAGCAACAGGATATACTTCAGTACATAAGGACCTTCGTGTAAATCCATTTAG TGAAGGCGACTATTTTGATTCTTATTATCAAATGCCGTACTGTCGAATTGGGCCATACTTGGTTGGAATGTACACAGGCTATATTCTTTACACCACAAAatgcaaatgtaaaataaataag tttgtAAATATAACTATATGGGCGGTGTTTGCTGCGTCTGCTTTAGCTGTACTTTATGGTATATATGACGACATAAATGGTGATCAGTTATCCACAGGTGTTGCCGCACTGTACAATGTCCTACACAAAACAGTGTGGGGTGCTGCTGTCTGTTGGGTCATATTTGCATGTGCTACTGGAAATGGAG GTTTCGTAAATACTATTTTGTCCTGGAAAGGATTTGTACCTTTGTCTAGACTAACGTACTGTGCCTACCTGATACACCCACTTGTTATGTACTTTTACTACAAATCACGAAAACAGTTGCTGTTTTGGGATGACCATGAAGTG ATATACGAATTTTTTGCACATCTTGGGATGGCTTATGGAGTTGCATTTGTGGCCTCACTGGTATTTGAATCACCAATGATGGGATTGGAAAAGGTGGTGTTTAGGAAAGACAAGAAGAAATAA